The Pseudonocardia broussonetiae DNA segment CTGTACTGGGCGCCCACGCACACCGAGCCGCGCGAGGACCTCCTCGTCGACGAGGTGCTGCTGACGCTGATCGGCGACGACGGCTACCCGGGCGGCTCCACGCCGTCGGAGAACTGGCCGGGCGTCGCGCCCGGCACCACCGGGATCCTCAACGCGCTGTCGCCGAAGTACTGCGACTGGACCGGACTGGCCGACATCGCGGAGAAGCCGCCGGTGCTGTGGACGCACGGCATGGGCGACCTCGTGGTCGCCGACGGCTCGATGCTGGAGTTCGGCGCGCTCGGCGCGGGCGGGGTCGTGCCGGGCTGGCCGGGGGCGGACGTCTACCCGCCGCAGCCGATGGTCAGCCAGATCCGCGCGCTGCTGCAGCGCTACGCCGCGGCAGGCGGCGCCGTCACGACCGAGATGTTCGAGGCGTCCGGCCACGGCCCGCACATCGACGCGGCGGAGCGCTGGCTGGAGGTCTTCCGGACCTTCCTCACGACGACGGGCTCCGCAACGACGGGCTCCGCGACGACGGGCTCCGCGACGACGGGCTCCGCGACGACGGGCTCCGCGACGACGGGCTCTGCGACGAACGGGTGACGTTCCGACGGAACCCGCGCCCGGGGGACGACGAGGGGACGTGAACCGCGAGCAGATCCGCCCCGACCCGGGCCCGGCGCTGCTCGCGCTGTACGACGACGCGCTGCCGCAGGTGTACGGCTACCTGCTCGCGCGCTGCGGGCGCCGCGCGCTCGCGGAGGACCTCACGGCCGAGACGTTCCTGGCCGCGGTCACCGCGTGCCGCCGGCACCCGCCGCCGCCCCTGAGCGTGGGGTGGCTGGTCGGCGTCGCGCGGCACAAGCTCGTGGACCACTGGCGGTCCGTCGAGCGGGAGGAGCGCGGGCTGCGCGCCGTCGACGAGGTCACCGAGGACGTCGAGGACCCGTGGGAGGGGCACGTGGACGCCGTGGTCGCCCGCGAGGTGCTCGACGCCCAGACGGCGCTGCACCGGGCCGCCCTGACGCTGCGCTACCTCGACGGCCTGCCCGTCGCCGACGTGGCCCGCACGCTGGGCCGCACCGTGCACGCCACCGAGTCGCTGCTGGCGCGGGCCCGCGCCGCGTTCCGCCGCGGCTACGAGGGAGGTGCGCGATGACCGACCCGCTCGACGCCCTGCGCGCCGCCGCCGTTCCCGTCGATCCCGACCCCGCGTTCGCCCGTGCCCTGCGCGCCCGCCTGGAGCGCGCCCTGCTCTCACCCGTGGAGGACACCGTGACCACCGTTCTCAGCGCCCCGTCCGGCGCCGCCCGCCTGCGCTCGCTCGCCCCCTACCTGGCCGTGACCGACGCCGCCGCGGCCCTGGACTTCTACGTCACCGCGTTCGGCGGGGTCCCCCGCGGCGAGCCGGTCGTGATGCCCGACGGGAGGGTCGGGCACGCGGAGGTGGCGCTGGGCGACAGCGTCCTCATGCTGGCCGAGGAGTTCCCCGAGCTGGGGCTGCTCGCGCCGGTCACCCGCGGCGGGGTGAGCCAGTCGCTGCGCCTGGAGGTCGCCGACCCCGACGCCGTCGTCGCGCGGGCCGTGGCGGCCGGCGGCGTGCTGGAGCGGGCCGTCGCCGACTTCCCGCACGGGCGCGGCGGCGTGGTGCTCGACCCGTCCGGGCACCGCTGGATGGTCTCGCGCGACGTGGCGCCCGCCCGGCCCGGCGACGTCGTGTACGCCTCGCTGTGGACCGCCGACGTCGAGCGCGCCGAGCGCTTCTACGCCGCCGTGGTCGGCGACCTCGGACGCCTGCGGATCACCGCGGGCGACCCGTCGGCGGGGCTGTTCCTCTGCTACGCCGTCACCGACGTCGACGCCGCGACCGACGTCGTGCGCGCCGCGGGCGGCACCGCGCGGCCGCCGGAGGTCCGTGAGTACGGGCGCGTCGCGGACTGCGTCGACGACCAGGGCCTCGCGTTCGCCCTGCACGAGGGCGAGGCCCCGGCGGTGGCGCTGCCCGAGTACGCGGAGCTGCGGGTGCCCGACTCGGTCCGGGCCCGCGCGTTCTACGCCACCGTCCTGGGCTGGGGCTTCGCGCCCGGCGCGAACGGCGGGGACTACTGGAACGGCACTGTCGACGGCGAGCGCACCCGCCCCCGCACGGGCCTCGCCGGCGGGGCGGCGGTGCCGTCGGTCGTGCCGACGTTCCGGGTGCCCGACACCGAGGCGGCCCTCGCCGCGGTGCGGGCCGGGGGCGGGACGGCGCAGGAGACGGTGGAGGCGCGGTTCGGGCGGATGACGGCGTGCGTCGACGACCAGGGCACCGCGTTCCGCCTGCTGCAGCCCTAGCGGGCTGCCCGTGAGTGGATATCGGTGCCCCAGCACCGATATCCACTCACGACCTCCTACCAGGGCACCACGCCGCTCCGGTCGTAGAACCCGCCGGTCGGGCCGTCCGGCGCCACCTGCGCCAGCTCGACGATCGCGTCGGTCCCCTCCTCGACCGTCTGGGGGCCGCTGTTGCCGTTGAGGTCGGTCGCCGTGTAGCCGGGGTCGACGGCGTTGACCCGGAAGCCGGGCAGCGCCTTCGCGTACTGCGTCGTCAGCATGTTCAGCGCCGACTTGGACGCCGTGTAGGGCAGGTTCACCAGCGTCGACTCGAAGCGCTCCGGGTCGGTCGTCACCGCGAGCGACCCCAGCCCGCTCGACACGTTCACGATCCGCGGTGCGGCCGAGCGCCGCAGCAGCGGCAGGAACGCCCGCGTCACGCGCACCGGGCCGAGCACGTTCGTCTCGAGCACCGCGCGCACGTCGTCGGCGGTGGCGTCGAGCGCCTCCACCGGCGCACCGGCGATGCCGGCGTTGTTGACCAGCACGTCGAGCCGGCCGAACCGCTGCTCGACGTCCTTCGCCGCGGCCTCGACCGACGC contains these protein-coding regions:
- a CDS encoding alpha/beta hydrolase; its protein translation is MDLLPGVRSATTETDRIRMHHLESGPADGPVVVMVHGNLSTSRFYEHLMPALPEYRVIAPDMRGFGRSEPAPIDATRGLDDWADDLDALLRALGVDAPVHLVGWSTAGAAIARFAMARPVASLTFIGPVSPHGYGGTFADGTPCFPDAAGSGGGGANPELVERLRAGDRSADSPLSPRSVMRSLYWAPTHTEPREDLLVDEVLLTLIGDDGYPGGSTPSENWPGVAPGTTGILNALSPKYCDWTGLADIAEKPPVLWTHGMGDLVVADGSMLEFGALGAGGVVPGWPGADVYPPQPMVSQIRALLQRYAAAGGAVTTEMFEASGHGPHIDAAERWLEVFRTFLTTTGSATTGSATTGSATTGSATTGSATTGSATNG
- a CDS encoding RNA polymerase sigma factor yields the protein MNREQIRPDPGPALLALYDDALPQVYGYLLARCGRRALAEDLTAETFLAAVTACRRHPPPPLSVGWLVGVARHKLVDHWRSVEREERGLRAVDEVTEDVEDPWEGHVDAVVAREVLDAQTALHRAALTLRYLDGLPVADVARTLGRTVHATESLLARARAAFRRGYEGGAR
- a CDS encoding VOC family protein, coding for MTDPLDALRAAAVPVDPDPAFARALRARLERALLSPVEDTVTTVLSAPSGAARLRSLAPYLAVTDAAAALDFYVTAFGGVPRGEPVVMPDGRVGHAEVALGDSVLMLAEEFPELGLLAPVTRGGVSQSLRLEVADPDAVVARAVAAGGVLERAVADFPHGRGGVVLDPSGHRWMVSRDVAPARPGDVVYASLWTADVERAERFYAAVVGDLGRLRITAGDPSAGLFLCYAVTDVDAATDVVRAAGGTARPPEVREYGRVADCVDDQGLAFALHEGEAPAVALPEYAELRVPDSVRARAFYATVLGWGFAPGANGGDYWNGTVDGERTRPRTGLAGGAAVPSVVPTFRVPDTEAALAAVRAGGGTAQETVEARFGRMTACVDDQGTAFRLLQP
- a CDS encoding SDR family NAD(P)-dependent oxidoreductase, giving the protein MTETTVALVTGANKGLGRTAAQRLAALGWTVLVGARDAAKGAAAAAELGVEAVTIDVTDGASVEAAAKDVEQRFGRLDVLVNNAGIAGAPVEALDATADDVRAVLETNVLGPVRVTRAFLPLLRRSAAPRIVNVSSGLGSLAVTTDPERFESTLVNLPYTASKSALNMLTTQYAKALPGFRVNAVDPGYTATDLNGNSGPQTVEEGTDAIVELAQVAPDGPTGGFYDRSGVVPW